In a genomic window of Thermus islandicus DSM 21543:
- a CDS encoding TatD family hydrolase yields the protein MTDTHAHLDFLEPPELTEVQAHLTELRAVLTLGVDPSRWEKTLHLAKGNVYAAVGLHPTSAHLLSPEVEAALRHQARHPRVRAIGETGLDYHWTPETRPAQLQALDFQAALAEELGLPLVLHVRSRDGKAEEDLAAWLGFHRPKRVVLHAFSGHPALEAAGLKVGAYFGLAGPLTYRKNEALREAARRLPEDRLLVETDTPFLPPEPHRGKRNRPHYVRLVLEKLAEVRGVDFAEMEACTDGNARVCFGW from the coding sequence ATGACCGACACCCACGCCCACCTGGACTTCCTAGAGCCCCCGGAGCTTACGGAGGTCCAGGCCCACCTCACCGAGCTTCGGGCCGTCCTCACCCTGGGGGTAGACCCGAGCCGCTGGGAAAAAACCCTACACCTGGCCAAGGGCAACGTCTACGCCGCGGTGGGCCTCCACCCCACCAGCGCCCACCTCCTCTCCCCCGAGGTGGAGGCGGCCCTCCGCCACCAGGCCCGCCACCCCCGGGTGCGGGCCATCGGGGAGACGGGGCTGGACTACCACTGGACCCCCGAGACCAGGCCCGCCCAGCTCCAGGCCCTGGACTTCCAGGCGGCCCTGGCGGAGGAGCTCGGCCTTCCCCTGGTCCTCCACGTGCGGAGCCGGGACGGGAAGGCCGAGGAGGACCTGGCGGCCTGGCTCGGGTTCCACAGGCCCAAGCGGGTGGTCCTCCACGCCTTCTCGGGCCACCCCGCCTTAGAGGCGGCGGGCCTAAAGGTGGGGGCCTACTTCGGCCTCGCCGGCCCCCTCACCTACCGGAAGAACGAGGCGCTGCGGGAGGCGGCCCGGCGCCTCCCCGAGGACCGCCTCCTGGTGGAGACCGACACCCCCTTCCTGCCCCCGGAGCCCCACCGGGGCAAGCGGAACCGGCCCCACTACGTGCGGCTCGTCCTGGAGAAGCTCGCCGAGGTGCGAGGGGTGGACTTCGCCGAGATGGAAGCCTGCACCGACGGGAACGCTCGGGTATGCTTCGGCTGGTGA